One genomic window of Triticum urartu cultivar G1812 unplaced genomic scaffold, Tu2.1 TuUngrouped_contig_6899, whole genome shotgun sequence includes the following:
- the LOC125531235 gene encoding ABC transporter A family member 2-like, which produces MELLSGPALAWQQYRSLLRKNAALAWRHRRSSALQLLSSLLFIFLIFCIDRAVRSRFSYTTAYQNVRDPKALVAPPIPPCEDKFFVKTPCYDFLWSGGGSARVSALVDAIRRNNPGRTIPAEKVLGFSTPDEVDAWLFANPMRCPGALHFQDINANQMSYGIQTNSTPVARRGTYEDPTFKFQIPLQVAAEREMARLILRDPNFSWTVGFKEFAHPATETFSTIAQAGPTFFLAIAMFGFVFQISALVTEKELKLRQAMSIMGLYESAYWLSWLTWEALLTLLSALFTVLFGMMFQFDFFLNNSFGILFILFFLFQLNMLGFAFMISTFVAKAASATTVGFAIFIIGFLTQLVTTFGFPYSNTYEAYYRTIWSFFPPNVFAQALNILGKATATPEDKGISWNQRKTCQSFETDCVITVDDIYIWLISTFFLWFILAIYFDNIIPNVNGVRKSVFYFLTPSYWTGKGGKMREGGLCSCFGSNRPADDASPTDEDVLTEENLVKEQAAGNEVDPGVAVQIHGLRKTYPGSFNMGCCKCKTTKPFHSVKGLWVNLEKDQLFCLLGPNGAGKTTTISCLTGITPITGGDALIYGHSVRSSAGMSNIRRMIGVCPQFDILWDALTAKEHMELFASIKGLPSSTIKSVAEQSLAQVKLSQAANVRAGSYSGGMKRRLSVAIALIGDPKLVFLDEPTTGMDPITRRHVWDIIEEAKKGRAIVLTTHSMEEADILSDRIAIMAKGRLRCIGTSIRLKSKFGTGYIANVNFSGNGHTQSPNINGDAEAAVNPNIESVKSFFKERLDVDPKEESRTFLTFVIPHEKEPLLTRFFGELQDREREFGISDIQLGLTTLEEVFLNIAKQAELESSTAEGTLVTLNLSSGASIQ; this is translated from the exons ATGGAGCTCCTGAGCGGGCCGGCGCTGGCGTGGCAGCAGTACCGCTCCCTGCTCCGCAAGAACGCGGCGCTCGCCTGGCGCCACCGGCGCTCGTCGGCGCTGCAGCTgctctcctccctcctcttcaTCTTCCTCATCTTCTGCATCGACCGCGCCGTCCGCTCCCGCTTCTCCTACACCACCGCCTACCAGAACGTGCGCGACCCCAAGGCGCTCGTCGCGCCGCCCATCCCGCCCTGCGAGGACAAGTTCTTCGTCAAGACCCCCTGCTACGACTTCCTCTggagcggcggcggcagcgcccGCGTCTCGGCGCTCGTCGACGCCATCCGCAGGAACAACCCCGGCCGGACGATCCCCGCCGAGAAG GTCTTAGGTTTTAGCACTCCAGATGAAGTCGATGCTTGGCTATTTGCAAACCCGATGCGCTGCCCTGGCGCTTTGCATTTTCAAGATATAAATGCCAACCAGATGTCGTATGGTATTCAGACAAACTCCACTCCAGTAGCTCGAAGAGGAACATATGAGGACCCCACCTTCAAGTTCCAGATACCGCTTCAAGTTGCAGCTGAGAGAGAAATGGCAAGGCTGATTCTTAGAG ATCCAAATTTTAGCTGGACTGTGGGATTCAAGGAATTTGCTCACCCAGCAACTGAAACCTTCTCTACAATTGCCCAAGCAGGGCCAACTTTCTTCCTTGCCATTGCAATGTTTGGATTTGTTTTCCAAATCAGTGCCTTGGTTACAGAGAAAGAACTTAAACTTCGTCAG GCTATGTCTATCATGGGTCTCTATGAATCGGCTTATTGGTTATCATGGCTTACCTGGGAGGCCTTGCTTACATTACTCTCAGCACTTTTCACGGTGCTCTTTGGGATGATGTTCCAGTTTGACTTCTTCCTGAACAATAGCTTTGGAATCTTATTCATCCTATTCTTCCTCTTCCAACTGAACATG CTTGGTTTTGCTTTCATGATATCCACATTTGTAGCAAAAGCAGCATCAGCTACTACTGTTGGATTTGCAATATTCATCATTGGATTCTTGACACAG CTTGTTACAACCTTCGGGTTCCCATATTCAAATACCTATGAGGCGTACTACCGGACAATATGGTCCTTCTTTCCTCCTAATGTTTTTGCCCAAGCCCTCAATATTCTAGGTAAGGCAACAGCAACTCCAGAAGACAAAGGTATTAGCTGGAACCAGCGTAAAACGTGCCAATCCTTTGAGACGGACTGCGTCATTACAGTA GATGACATCTACATATGGCTCATCTCCACATTTTTCTTGTGGTTTATCCTGGCGATCTACTTCGACAACATAATTCCAAATGTCAATGGTGTTAGAAAGTCAGTGTTTTACTTTCTGACGCCTTCATACTGGACAGGGAAAGGAGGCAAGATGCGAG AGGGAGGCCTTTGTAGCTGTTTTGGTTCGAACCGGCCGGCTGATGATGCTAGCCCTACTGATGAGGATGTTCTTACCGAGGAAAATCTAGTAAAAGAACAAGCTGCAGGCAATGAGGTAGATCCTGGTGTTGCGGTTCAAATACACGGCTTGCGGAAAACCTATCCAGGAAGTTTTAATATGGGTTGCTGCAAGTGCAAAACAACTAAGCCATTCCATTCTGTCAAA GGCTTATGGGTTAACCTTGAGAAGGACCAGCTATTTTGTCTTCTTGGCCCAAATGGAGCTGGTAAAACAACTACAATCAGTTGTCTGACTGGTATCACACCAATTACCGGCGGCGATG CTTTGATTTATGGTCATTCCGTTCGAAGCTCTGCGGGTATGTCTAATATTCGCAGAATGATTGGAGTCTGTCCGCAG TTTGACATCCTATGGGATGCATTGACGGCTAAGGAGCACATGGAGTTGTTTGCCAGCATCAAGGGGTTGCCATCATCAACAATCAAGTCG GTAGCAGAACAGTCACTAGCCCAAGTGAAGCTCAGCCAGGCAGCTAATGTTAGAGCAGGTAGCTACAGTGGTGGAATGAAACGGCGGTTAAGTGTTGCGATTGCTCTAATTGGTGACCCAAAATTGGTGTTTCTTGATGAGCCG ACAACTGGCATGGATCCAATAACAAGGAGGCATGTCTGGGACATCATCGAGGAGGCAAAGAAGGGAAGAGCCATTGTATTGACCACACATTCAATGGAGGAAGCTGACATCTTAAGTGACAGAATCGCTATCATGGCAAAGGGGAGATTGCGGTGTATCGGCACTTCAATAAGGCTGAAGTCGAAATTTGGAACTGGGTACATCGCTAATGTGAATTTCTCAGGAAATGGTCACACACAGAGCCCTAACATCAACGGTGATGCAGAGGCCGCAGTTAATCCTAACATAGAATCTGTCAAATCGTTCTTCAAGGAA AGGCTTGATGTGGACCCGAAAGAGGAAAGCAGGACATTCTTAACGTTTGTCATCCCCCATGAGAAAGAACCACTTCTGACG AGGTTCTTTGGGGAACTCCAAGACAGAGAAAGGGAATTTGGGATATCAGACATTCAACTCGGTCTCACGACACTTGAAGAAGTCTTCCTGAACATTGCAAAGCAAGCCGAGCTGGAGAGCTCTACCGCCGAGGGGACACTAGTGACTCTTAACCTGTCATCCGGAGCATCAATTCAG